From Bos taurus isolate L1 Dominette 01449 registration number 42190680 breed Hereford chromosome 29, ARS-UCD2.0, whole genome shotgun sequence, a single genomic window includes:
- the TMEM151A gene encoding transmembrane protein 151B, with product MPEDGGGDSGDVPEIIPDGEPLREEQRPLKQSLGSSLCRESHWKCLLLTLLIHACGAVVAWCRLATVPRLVLGPEAALARGGGGPPPTYPASPCSDGYLYIPLAFVSLLYLLYLAECWHCHVRSCQAPRTDASTVLALIRRLQQAPPCVWWKATSYHYVRRTRQITRYRNGDAYTTTQVYHERADSRTARGEFDYSAHGVRDVSKELVGLADHAATRLRFTKCFSFGSAEAEASYLTQRARFFSANEGLDDYLEAREGMHLKDVDFRESLMVFADPRSPPWYARAWVFWLVSAATLSWPLRVVAAYGTAHVHYQVEKLFGASSPPPGAVPSGPPLSRVATVDFTELEWHICSNRQLVPSYSEAVVMGAGSGAYLRGCQRCRRSVSSNSLPPARPSGPRLPFSRSRLSLGAGGRATPGVFRSLSGGPLGRRGEDTEPLESPPCYEDALYFPVLIVHGDSGCQGDGQGAL from the exons ATGCCTGAGGACGGCGGTGGCGACAGCGGGGACGTGCCCGAGATCATTCCGGACGGCGAGCCGCTGCGGGAGGAG CAGCGGCCCCTGAAGCAGTCCCTGGGAAGCTCTCTGTGCCGCGAGTCGCACTGGAAGTGCCTGCTGCTCACCCTGCTCATCCACGCCTGCGGCGCCGTGGTGGCCTGGTGCCGTCTGGCCACGGTGCCCCGGCTGGTCCTGGGGCCGGAGGCCGCCCTGGCCCGCGGAGGCGGGGGGCCGCCGCCCACCTACCCGGCCAGCCCCTGCTCCGACGGCTACCTGTACATCCCCCTGGCTTTCGTCTCCCTCCTCTACCTCCTCTACCTGGCCGAGTGCTGGCACTGTCACGTGCGGTCCTGCCAGGCGCCGCGCACCGACGCCAGCACGGTGCTCGCCCTGATCCGCCGGCTGCAGCAGGCTCCGCCCTGCGTCTGGTGGAAGGCCACCAGCTACCACTACGTGCGGCGCACCCGCCAGATCACCCGCTACCGCAACGGCGACGCCTACACCACCACGCAGGTCTACCACGAGAGGGCCGACAGCCGCACGGCGCGGGGCGAGTTCGACTACTCGGCGCACGGCGTCCGCGACGTCTCCAAGGAGCTCGTGGGCCTGGCCGACCACGCGGCCACGCGGCTGCGCTTCACCAAGTGCTTCAGCTTCGGCAGCGCCGAGGCCGAGGCCTCGTACCTCACCCAGCGGGCCCGCTTCTTCAGCGCCAACGAGGGCCTGGACGACTACCTGGAGGCCCGCGAGGGCATGCACCTGAAGGACGTGGACTTCCGAGAGTCCCTCATGGTGTTCGCCGACCCGCGCAGCCCGCCCTGGTACGCGCGCGCCTGGGTCTTCTGGCTGGTGTCGGCGGCCACGCTGTCCTGGCCGCTGCGCGTGGTGGCGGCCTATGGCACGGCCCACGTCCACTACCAGGTGGAGAAGCTCTTCGGCGCCAGCTCGCCCCCGCCCGGCGCCGTGCCCAGCGGGCCCCCGCTCTCCCGAGTGGCCACGGTGGACTTCACCGAGCTCGAGTGGCACATCTGCTCCAACCGGCAGCTGGTGCCCAGCTACTCGGAGGCCGTGGTCATGGGCGCCGGCTCGGGCGCCTACCTCCGGGGCTGCCAGCGCTGCCGCCGCTCCGTCAGCAGCAACTCGCTGCCGCCCGCCCGGCCCAGCGGGCCCCGCCTGCCTTTCAGCCGCAGCCGCCTCTCGCTGGGAGCCGGGGGTCGGGCCACGCCGGGGGTCTTCCGAAGCCTGAGCGGGGGGCCGCTGGGGCGCCGCGGGGAGGACACAGAGCCCCTGGAAAGCCCACCGTGCTATGAGGACGCCCTTTACTTCCCGGTGCTCATCGTCCACGGTGACAGCGGCTGCCAGGGGGACGGCCAGGGTGCTCTCTGA